From the genome of Vibrio navarrensis, one region includes:
- the yajC gene encoding preprotein translocase subunit YajC, which produces MFISQAHAAAEGAPQGGGFEMLIMLGMFAVIFYFMIYRPQAKRVKEHKSLMAAMGKGDEVLTSGGLVGKITKIAEDNDYISIELNTNNEVVIKKDFVTAVLPKGTLKSL; this is translated from the coding sequence ATGTTTATCTCTCAAGCTCACGCTGCGGCAGAAGGTGCACCACAAGGTGGTGGTTTCGAAATGCTGATCATGCTCGGCATGTTTGCCGTTATCTTTTACTTCATGATTTACCGCCCTCAAGCGAAACGTGTTAAAGAACACAAAAGCTTAATGGCGGCGATGGGTAAAGGCGACGAAGTGCTGACTAGTGGTGGTCTAGTGGGGAAAATCACTAAGATCGCAGAAGACAACGATTACATTTCAATCGAGTTGAACACCAACAACGAAGTCGTGATCAAAAAGGACTTCGTTACCGCTGTGCTACCAAAAGGTACGCTTAAATCTCTATAA
- the tgt gene encoding tRNA guanosine(34) transglycosylase Tgt has product MKLKFDLKKKNGNARRGQLTFERGTVQTPAFMPVGTYGTVKGMTPEEVKDTGAEILLGNTFHLWLRPGQEVMKMHGDLHDFMNWQGPILTDSGGFQVFSLGDIRKITEEGVHFRNPVNGDKIFMDAEKSMEIQKDLGSDIVMIFDECTPYPATHAEAKKSMEMSLRWAQRSRDHFDKLENPNNLFGIVQGGVYEDLRDVSVKGLTEIGFDGYAVGGLAVGEPKEDMHRVLEHTCPQLPEDKPRYLMGVGKPEDLVEGVRRGIDMFDCVMPTRNARNGHLFVTGGVIKIRNATHKTDTSALDPHCDCYTCKNYSKSYLHHLDRCNEILGARLNTIHNLRYYQRLMESIRKAIDEDRFEQFVEEFYARRNREVPPLGKQA; this is encoded by the coding sequence GTGAAATTAAAGTTCGATCTTAAAAAGAAAAATGGCAACGCCCGTCGTGGTCAACTGACCTTTGAACGCGGGACCGTGCAAACGCCGGCGTTCATGCCTGTGGGTACTTACGGCACCGTTAAAGGGATGACACCAGAAGAAGTGAAAGACACAGGCGCTGAAATTCTCCTCGGTAATACTTTTCACCTGTGGCTACGCCCGGGCCAAGAAGTGATGAAAATGCACGGCGACTTGCACGATTTCATGAACTGGCAAGGCCCGATTCTGACCGACTCGGGCGGTTTCCAAGTGTTCAGCTTGGGCGACATTCGTAAAATCACCGAAGAGGGCGTGCATTTCCGTAACCCGGTGAACGGCGACAAGATTTTCATGGATGCGGAAAAATCGATGGAAATCCAAAAAGATCTTGGCTCTGACATCGTGATGATTTTCGACGAATGTACTCCGTATCCAGCGACGCATGCGGAAGCAAAAAAGTCGATGGAAATGTCACTACGCTGGGCTCAGCGTTCGCGCGATCACTTCGATAAGCTCGAAAACCCTAATAACCTGTTTGGCATTGTGCAAGGTGGTGTTTACGAAGACCTGCGTGATGTTTCGGTCAAAGGGCTGACGGAAATAGGCTTTGATGGCTACGCAGTCGGCGGTCTTGCGGTGGGTGAACCTAAAGAGGACATGCATCGCGTGCTTGAACATACGTGCCCGCAATTACCGGAAGATAAGCCGCGCTACCTGATGGGCGTGGGTAAGCCGGAAGACTTGGTGGAAGGCGTTCGCCGCGGGATCGACATGTTTGACTGCGTGATGCCAACGAGAAATGCGCGTAACGGGCACCTGTTTGTTACTGGTGGTGTGATCAAGATCCGTAATGCGACACATAAAACCGATACAAGCGCTCTCGATCCACATTGTGACTGTTACACTTGCAAAAATTACTCAAAGTCGTATCTGCACCATTTGGACCGTTGTAACGAAATCCTCGGTGCTCGCTTGAACACTATCCATAACCTGCGTTACTACCAACGTTTGATGGAAAGCATTCGTAAGGCGATTGATGAAGATCGCTTCGAGCAGTTTGTGGAAGAGTTTTACGCAAGGCGCAATCGCGAAGTGCCGCCACTTGGTAAGCAGGCTTAA
- the queA gene encoding tRNA preQ1(34) S-adenosylmethionine ribosyltransferase-isomerase QueA: MQVSDFHFDLLDELIARYPQPERTASRLLQLNGNTGEVKDGTFKDVLDLVQPGDLVVFNNTRVIPARMFGRKASGGKLEVLVERMLDDKRLLAHVRCSKSPKPGSTVILGENNQYSAEMVARHGALFELKLNGDKTLLEVLEEIGHMPLPPYIDRPDEDADKERYQTVYNQKPGAVAAPTAGLHFDAQLLEQMQAKGVELAYVTLHVGAGTFQPVKVDNIHDHHMHAEYAEVPQEVVDAIAATKARGGRIIAVGTTSVRSLESAAQDALKKGTELAPFFADTEIFIYPGYQYQLVDCLITNFHLPESTLIMLVSAFAGYEHTMRAYQHAVDSQYRFFSYGDAMFIEKKTC, encoded by the coding sequence ATGCAAGTTTCAGATTTTCACTTCGACTTACTTGACGAACTGATCGCCCGTTATCCTCAACCAGAGCGCACGGCCAGTCGTTTACTTCAGCTAAATGGCAACACTGGCGAGGTAAAAGATGGCACCTTTAAAGATGTGTTGGACTTAGTTCAGCCGGGGGATTTAGTGGTGTTTAACAATACCCGAGTGATCCCGGCGCGGATGTTTGGCCGTAAAGCCTCGGGCGGTAAACTGGAAGTGCTGGTGGAGCGGATGCTCGATGACAAGCGTCTGCTGGCGCATGTTCGCTGTTCTAAATCGCCCAAACCGGGCAGCACCGTCATTCTGGGTGAAAACAACCAGTACAGTGCGGAGATGGTCGCGCGTCATGGAGCCTTGTTTGAGCTCAAGCTCAACGGCGATAAAACGCTATTAGAGGTGCTGGAAGAGATTGGCCACATGCCCCTTCCTCCGTACATCGACCGCCCAGACGAAGATGCGGATAAAGAGCGCTATCAAACCGTTTACAACCAGAAACCCGGAGCGGTTGCCGCGCCAACGGCTGGATTGCATTTTGACGCGCAATTGCTGGAACAAATGCAAGCCAAAGGTGTCGAACTGGCTTACGTGACTTTGCATGTTGGGGCGGGGACTTTCCAGCCAGTGAAGGTCGACAATATTCACGACCATCACATGCACGCCGAGTACGCGGAAGTGCCGCAAGAGGTGGTGGATGCCATTGCGGCGACCAAAGCACGTGGTGGACGCATTATCGCGGTCGGTACCACGTCGGTACGCTCCTTGGAAAGTGCCGCGCAAGATGCGCTGAAAAAAGGCACTGAGCTCGCGCCATTTTTTGCCGATACCGAGATCTTCATCTACCCAGGTTATCAATACCAGTTGGTCGATTGTTTGATCACCAATTTCCACTTGCCAGAATCGACGCTCATCATGTTAGTGAGTGCGTTCGCGGGTTATGAACATACCATGCGCGCTTATCAGCACGCGGTGGACAGCCAATATCGCTTCTTCTCTTATGGTGATGCGATGTTTATTGAAAAGAAGACTTGCTAA
- a CDS encoding S1 family peptidase produces the protein MVFIMWKKTLLLVGAWTVCASAQAIILGENDPDASFRVTIRSSNMAEFPVCGGTMVSERWVLTAAHCVVMGEGTDLASYFVTKPHQISVTARTADLNQSQIENYFHVSHVVVHPSYTRLSEYKKGSDGQMTLVSTSLDSDVALLYLDRPVTGGALSSLPTMEEMRQIETRLNSQWDDEFATNLRPKNVTASGWGATVANASTPSPTLQKTQLTYLPITNCYQRLELGNDLPGIIEAPTNVSKICTMANEVLPWNPDERTQYGNNVCKGDSGGPLLDDVTGKQIGIVSGIPLLTPTCAAVTLPSFYTKVSTYYDWIVGYVNAENPPASPILPPDFIRNYAADNGGDVGSDTGSDAGSDSGEGNDNASGDCHGGISTNSCQFTGKAQGAGSVHYLWVLSLFAARIFRTKR, from the coding sequence GTGGTCTTTATCATGTGGAAAAAAACGCTTCTTTTGGTGGGCGCTTGGACGGTCTGTGCCAGCGCCCAAGCCATCATTCTCGGGGAAAACGATCCAGACGCCAGTTTTCGAGTGACGATTCGCTCAAGCAACATGGCCGAATTTCCGGTCTGCGGTGGCACTATGGTATCAGAGCGCTGGGTATTGACGGCAGCGCATTGTGTGGTCATGGGCGAAGGCACCGATCTCGCCAGCTATTTTGTCACCAAACCTCATCAGATCTCGGTCACGGCACGCACGGCGGATCTTAATCAGTCGCAGATAGAGAACTACTTTCATGTCTCTCACGTCGTGGTTCATCCAAGCTATACACGCTTGAGCGAATACAAAAAGGGCAGTGACGGTCAGATGACCTTGGTGAGCACCAGCCTGGATAGTGATGTCGCGTTGCTGTATCTCGATCGGCCCGTGACGGGGGGCGCGTTATCTTCATTGCCGACAATGGAAGAGATGCGCCAAATTGAAACCCGACTCAACAGTCAGTGGGATGATGAATTTGCCACCAACCTGCGACCCAAAAATGTCACCGCATCGGGATGGGGTGCAACCGTTGCCAACGCATCCACTCCTTCGCCTACACTGCAGAAAACGCAGTTAACCTACTTGCCAATCACGAACTGCTATCAGCGCTTAGAACTGGGTAACGACTTGCCGGGAATCATTGAAGCGCCAACCAATGTGAGCAAAATCTGCACTATGGCCAATGAAGTATTGCCTTGGAACCCTGATGAGAGAACGCAATACGGCAATAATGTGTGTAAAGGCGATAGTGGTGGCCCTTTGCTGGATGATGTCACTGGCAAACAGATTGGTATCGTCAGCGGAATTCCACTGTTAACGCCAACTTGCGCGGCGGTGACGTTGCCAAGTTTTTATACCAAAGTAAGTACCTACTACGATTGGATAGTCGGCTACGTCAATGCCGAGAATCCGCCAGCTTCACCGATCCTGCCGCCCGATTTTATCCGCAACTATGCCGCCGACAATGGCGGTGATGTGGGCAGTGATACGGGCAGTGATGCTGGCAGTGACAGTGGAGAAGGGAATGATAATGCGTCCGGCGATTGTCACGGTGGCATCTCCACCAACAGCTGTCAATTTACCGGTAAAGCCCAAGGCGCTGGAAGCGTCCACTATCTGTGGGTGTTGAGTCTTTTTGCTGCGCGGATTTTCAGAACAAAACGCTAA
- the secD gene encoding protein translocase subunit SecD produces the protein MLNRYPLWKYLMVVLTIAIAALYALPNIYGEDPAIQVTGARGASVDMSTLDAVTNALTKENLTHKSIALENGSILVRFNDTDTQLSARDVVSEALGKDKIVALNLAPSTPDWLESIGAAPMKLGLDLRGGVHFLMEVDMDAAMEKLVGQQEEAFRSELRDAKIRYRSIRPSGKQAVEVLLRDAEQVAEAKQLLVKNHPDMTFVESTVDGRYELVATFTEARLQEIRNYAVEQNITILRNRVNELGVAEPLVQRQGASRIVVELPGVQDTARAKEILGATATLEFREVDDKADLAAAANGRAPAGSEIKTDRNGRPVVLKKRVILGGASITDASSSTDEYGRPQVNISLDSEGGNKMSAFSKKNIGKLMATVFAEYKDSGRRTPEGKVILTKHEEVINQATIQSALGRNFRITGIDSAAEAHNLALLLRAGALIAPISIVEERTIGPSMGQQNIDMGIQACIWGMVAVMLFTLLYYRKFGLIANVALMANLVLIIGVMSMIPGATMTLPGIAGIVLTVGMAVDANVLIFERIREELREGRNPQQAIHQGYANAFSTIADANITTLITAIILFAVGTGAIKGFAVTLSIGILTSMFTAIIGTRCIVNLLYGGKRINKLSI, from the coding sequence GTGCTAAACCGTTACCCATTATGGAAGTACTTGATGGTGGTGTTAACCATCGCTATCGCTGCCTTGTACGCACTTCCAAATATCTACGGTGAAGATCCGGCAATTCAAGTTACAGGGGCGCGTGGCGCCTCTGTAGATATGTCAACGCTGGATGCTGTCACCAATGCTCTTACCAAAGAGAACCTTACCCACAAATCGATTGCCCTAGAAAATGGCTCGATTCTTGTCCGTTTCAATGATACCGACACCCAATTGAGTGCTCGCGATGTCGTCAGTGAAGCGCTTGGCAAAGACAAGATTGTCGCGCTTAACTTGGCGCCTTCTACCCCAGATTGGCTGGAATCTATCGGCGCTGCGCCGATGAAGCTTGGCCTTGACCTACGTGGTGGTGTGCATTTCCTGATGGAAGTGGACATGGATGCCGCGATGGAGAAGCTGGTCGGCCAGCAAGAAGAAGCGTTTCGCAGTGAGCTGCGCGATGCCAAAATCCGTTACCGTTCTATTCGTCCTTCCGGTAAACAAGCGGTTGAAGTGTTGCTGCGTGATGCAGAGCAAGTGGCCGAAGCGAAGCAACTGTTAGTCAAAAATCATCCAGACATGACGTTTGTTGAGTCAACGGTAGATGGTCGCTATGAGCTGGTTGCTACCTTTACCGAAGCGCGTCTGCAAGAGATCCGCAACTACGCGGTTGAGCAGAACATTACCATCTTACGTAACCGTGTGAACGAGCTCGGTGTGGCAGAGCCATTGGTTCAACGCCAAGGCGCGAGCCGGATTGTGGTTGAGCTGCCAGGGGTGCAAGACACCGCGCGTGCGAAAGAGATCTTAGGCGCAACGGCAACACTTGAGTTTCGTGAAGTGGATGATAAAGCTGACCTAGCGGCGGCGGCGAATGGCCGTGCTCCGGCGGGTAGTGAAATCAAAACGGATCGTAATGGTCGTCCAGTCGTGCTGAAAAAACGGGTAATTCTCGGTGGTGCAAGCATTACCGATGCCAGCTCCAGTACCGATGAATACGGTCGTCCACAGGTTAATATTTCGCTCGATAGCGAAGGTGGCAATAAAATGTCCGCCTTCTCGAAGAAGAACATCGGTAAGCTAATGGCGACGGTGTTTGCGGAATACAAAGACAGTGGTCGTCGCACGCCTGAAGGCAAAGTTATTCTCACTAAGCATGAAGAAGTGATCAACCAAGCGACCATTCAGTCGGCGCTGGGACGCAACTTCCGCATTACCGGAATTGATTCTGCCGCTGAAGCGCACAACTTGGCGCTGCTATTGCGCGCTGGTGCGCTGATTGCACCGATCTCCATCGTTGAAGAACGTACCATCGGCCCATCTATGGGTCAGCAGAACATCGACATGGGTATCCAAGCGTGTATCTGGGGTATGGTGGCGGTCATGCTATTTACTCTGCTTTACTATCGCAAGTTTGGCTTGATTGCCAACGTGGCGCTGATGGCGAACTTGGTACTGATTATTGGTGTGATGTCGATGATCCCGGGGGCGACTATGACCTTGCCGGGCATTGCGGGTATTGTTCTCACGGTCGGTATGGCGGTTGACGCCAACGTGCTGATCTTTGAGCGTATCCGTGAAGAGCTGCGCGAAGGGCGCAATCCGCAGCAAGCGATTCATCAAGGATATGCGAATGCGTTTAGCACAATCGCCGACGCCAACATCACCACACTGATCACGGCGATTATTTTGTTCGCAGTCGGTACAGGGGCGATCAAAGGTTTCGCGGTGACCTTATCTATCGGTATTTTAACCTCGATGTTTACGGCCATCATCGGTACGCGTTGTATTGTCAACCTACTGTACGGCGGCAAACGTATTAATAAACTGTCGATCTAA